In Thermus filiformis, one DNA window encodes the following:
- a CDS encoding primosomal protein N' family DNA-binding protein — translation MGVLSVLLPLPLGPMSYLPPFGFAGEALGRRVAVPWRGEVRVGVVVEELPAEARPSLRHAVALLDEKPFLRPQEIAFLREAARYLFAPEGLVLMDLLPPFPPLEHRVRLLPEADPGLLPPGLEALSDWQEARGFDPKLLDLLRENGVLEEEVRFRRQNPALWLHPAERDGPLSEEEERAYRALLEMGQARSMAELARKAGVSVRVVQRLLKRGVFRLAPARRPAEPVEPLLLPELPGRINGGRLPDRLRLLMGLIQGKRALVLFPEVALLEAYLRHFPEAYPLHGGLSVEERARLFEDPPGQVFATYQGLLLPADWDLIVVVEEGSESYKLSSGSRAFIPPLAELRARLLGVPLVYLGQVPSVEVLDRPGYTFPVPRPRLHLVDLNRARGWPFTGEAWALLQQVEARGRQALVLSGRKGYSALLRCRDCGYKPMCPNCALPLRYHEHRLLCHQCGHEEPPPPLCPRCGSDLIEPRGPGLDWLYKELKEKLSLPVFRLSRDKRDDLEPLLRGEPGVLVATTLVLRGPLLPDLALVLLPYADGFIYEGDFRAQERYHRLLWALTELHPARRPLLALQTFEPDHPVHQGLLEGSVEAYLHREKALREALDYPPKTRMLKLEVAHPKEPVARERALALAEALKGEEGVMGPAPAPVPRVKGRYVFHLLLKGSTERLAALLARLDSRWYKLDPDPLRFVGLLED, via the coding sequence ATGGGGGTCCTCTCCGTCCTCCTGCCCCTTCCCCTCGGCCCCATGAGCTACCTTCCGCCCTTCGGGTTCGCGGGGGAGGCTTTGGGCCGCCGGGTGGCCGTGCCCTGGCGGGGGGAGGTGCGGGTGGGGGTGGTGGTGGAGGAGCTCCCCGCCGAGGCCCGGCCCTCCCTGCGCCACGCCGTCGCCCTCTTGGACGAGAAGCCCTTCCTGAGGCCCCAGGAGATCGCCTTTCTGAGGGAGGCCGCCCGCTACCTCTTCGCCCCGGAGGGCCTGGTCCTGATGGACCTCCTCCCCCCTTTCCCTCCCCTAGAGCACCGGGTGCGCCTCCTGCCGGAGGCGGACCCCGGCCTTCTTCCCCCAGGCCTCGAGGCCCTTTCGGACTGGCAGGAGGCCCGGGGGTTTGACCCAAAGCTTCTGGACCTCCTCCGGGAGAACGGGGTCCTGGAGGAGGAGGTGCGCTTCCGGCGGCAGAACCCCGCTTTGTGGCTCCACCCCGCTGAGAGGGACGGTCCCCTTTCCGAGGAGGAGGAGCGGGCCTACCGGGCCCTTTTGGAGATGGGCCAGGCCCGGAGCATGGCGGAGCTGGCCCGGAAGGCCGGGGTGAGCGTGCGGGTGGTCCAGCGCCTCCTGAAGCGGGGGGTGTTCCGGCTGGCCCCGGCCAGGCGGCCCGCAGAGCCGGTGGAGCCCCTCCTTCTGCCCGAGCTCCCGGGCCGGATCAATGGGGGGCGGCTTCCCGACCGGCTGCGCCTCCTCATGGGCCTTATCCAGGGGAAGCGGGCCTTGGTTCTCTTCCCGGAGGTGGCCCTCCTCGAGGCCTACCTCCGCCACTTTCCCGAGGCTTACCCCCTGCACGGGGGGCTTTCCGTGGAGGAGAGGGCCCGGCTTTTTGAGGACCCCCCCGGCCAGGTCTTCGCCACCTACCAGGGCCTCCTCCTCCCCGCTGACTGGGACCTGATCGTGGTGGTGGAGGAGGGGAGCGAGAGCTACAAGCTTTCATCTGGAAGCCGGGCCTTCATCCCCCCTTTGGCCGAGCTCAGGGCCCGGCTTCTGGGCGTCCCCCTGGTCTACCTGGGCCAGGTCCCCAGCGTGGAGGTCCTGGACCGGCCGGGCTACACCTTTCCCGTGCCCAGGCCCAGGCTCCACCTGGTGGACCTGAACCGGGCCCGGGGCTGGCCCTTCACCGGGGAGGCCTGGGCCCTTCTGCAGCAGGTGGAGGCCCGGGGCCGCCAGGCCCTGGTCCTTTCGGGCAGGAAGGGGTACAGCGCCCTCCTCAGGTGCAGGGACTGCGGCTACAAGCCCATGTGCCCCAACTGCGCCCTGCCCCTTCGGTACCACGAGCACCGCCTCCTCTGCCACCAGTGCGGCCACGAGGAGCCCCCTCCCCCCCTCTGCCCCCGGTGCGGCTCGGACCTGATAGAGCCCCGGGGCCCCGGCCTGGACTGGCTTTACAAGGAGCTGAAGGAAAAGCTCTCCCTCCCCGTCTTCCGCCTTTCCCGGGACAAACGCGACGACCTCGAGCCCCTCCTTAGGGGAGAGCCCGGGGTCCTGGTGGCGACCACCCTGGTCCTCCGGGGCCCCCTTCTGCCCGACCTGGCCCTCGTCCTCCTGCCCTACGCGGACGGCTTCATCTACGAGGGGGACTTCCGGGCGCAGGAGCGCTACCACCGCCTCCTCTGGGCCCTTACCGAGCTCCACCCCGCCCGGCGGCCCCTTCTGGCCCTGCAGACCTTTGAGCCCGACCACCCGGTTCACCAGGGCCTCCTCGAGGGGAGCGTGGAGGCCTACCTCCACCGGGAGAAGGCCCTGCGGGAGGCTTTGGACTACCCTCCGAAGACGCGGATGCTGAAGCTGGAGGTCGCCCACCCCAAGGAGCCGGTGGCCCGGGAGCGGGCCCTGGCCCTGGCGGAGGCCCTGAAGGGGGAGGAGGGGGTCATGGGCCCCGCCCCCGCCCCCGTTCCCCGGGTCAAGGGGAGGTACGTCTTTCACCTCCTCCTCAAAGGGAGCACCGAGCGGCTGGCGGCCCTCCTCGCCCGTTTGGACAGCAGGTGGTATAAACTGGACCCCGACCCCTTGCGCTTCGTGGGCCTTCTGGAAGACTGA
- the alr gene encoding alanine racemase: MRTAWLEIDLDALEYNWRLIQTKAQGEVIPVLKADAYGHGALFLARYLLARGARRVAVARVSEGRALRQGGVEGEVLLLGSLHPLEAEEALRWGLVPSLSTWEAALALSQRARALGLSPRAHLEVDTGMHRTGVDWREAAAFYHRLRELGVRVEGVYTHLASAEEDPAFTELQRRRFAEVRRALGEGPLYHLENSAGLFLYGPSAQGVRVGLALYGLFPGVGLRPILRLKARPTLVKRLEREARVGYGGEYVAKGGEWLATLPVGYADGLPRGQARWVRGPDGALLPIVGRISMDQIAVRLEGPVGLEAVFEVIGKEGKTSLFALAEARGTIVYEAATSLKRLPRLYLAQGRVYAEEDAGGAPLPGLPLAPEGDGL, encoded by the coding sequence ATGCGGACGGCCTGGCTGGAGATAGACCTGGACGCCTTAGAGTACAACTGGCGCCTGATTCAGACCAAGGCGCAAGGGGAGGTCATCCCCGTGCTGAAGGCGGACGCCTACGGGCACGGGGCCCTTTTCCTGGCCCGCTACCTCCTCGCCCGGGGGGCCCGGCGGGTGGCCGTGGCCCGCGTCTCCGAAGGGCGGGCCCTGCGCCAGGGGGGGGTGGAGGGGGAGGTCCTCCTCCTGGGGAGCCTCCACCCCCTCGAGGCCGAGGAGGCCCTGAGGTGGGGCCTCGTCCCGAGCCTTTCCACCTGGGAGGCCGCTTTGGCCCTTTCCCAGAGGGCCCGGGCCCTGGGCCTTTCCCCCCGGGCCCACCTGGAGGTGGACACGGGGATGCACCGCACCGGGGTGGACTGGCGCGAGGCGGCCGCCTTTTACCACCGCCTCCGGGAGCTGGGGGTCCGGGTGGAGGGGGTCTACACCCACCTGGCCAGCGCGGAGGAGGACCCGGCCTTCACCGAGCTCCAGCGCAGGCGGTTCGCCGAGGTGCGCCGGGCCTTGGGGGAGGGGCCCTTGTACCACCTGGAGAACTCCGCCGGCCTCTTCCTCTACGGCCCCTCCGCCCAAGGGGTGCGGGTGGGGCTGGCCCTTTACGGCCTCTTCCCGGGGGTGGGGCTTCGGCCTATCTTGCGCCTCAAGGCCCGGCCCACCCTGGTGAAGCGGCTGGAGAGGGAGGCCCGGGTGGGCTACGGGGGGGAGTACGTGGCCAAAGGCGGGGAGTGGCTCGCCACCTTGCCCGTGGGCTACGCGGACGGACTGCCCCGGGGCCAGGCCCGCTGGGTCCGGGGGCCGGACGGGGCCCTTCTCCCCATCGTGGGCCGGATCTCCATGGACCAGATCGCCGTGCGCCTGGAGGGGCCGGTGGGCCTCGAGGCGGTCTTTGAGGTGATCGGGAAGGAGGGAAAGACCAGCCTCTTCGCCCTGGCCGAGGCCCGGGGCACCATCGTCTACGAGGCCGCCACCAGCCTGAAGCGCCTTCCCCGCCTTTACCTGGCCCAGGGGCGCGTGTACGCTGAGGAGGATGCAGGCGGTGCGCCTCTTCCAGGGCTACCTCTGGCACCCGAGGGGGATGGCCTTTGA
- a CDS encoding DUF3208 domain-containing protein: MQAVRLFQGYLWHPRGMAFDRGLLPEEVEGARLLLDEVPPPTPFFEDGTPTATQRFYQLTLVVKTEEPPEALHPWAERVEKALRPLLEGLPPQVGWLLLEDLRPL; encoded by the coding sequence ATGCAGGCGGTGCGCCTCTTCCAGGGCTACCTCTGGCACCCGAGGGGGATGGCCTTTGACCGGGGGCTCCTTCCCGAGGAGGTGGAGGGGGCCCGCCTCCTCCTGGACGAGGTCCCGCCCCCCACCCCCTTCTTTGAGGACGGCACCCCCACCGCCACCCAGCGGTTTTACCAGCTCACCCTGGTGGTCAAGACGGAAGAGCCCCCCGAAGCCCTCCACCCCTGGGCCGAGCGGGTGGAGAAGGCCCTGAGGCCCCTCCTCGAGGGCCTGCCGCCCCAGGTGGGCTGGCTCCTTTTGGAGGACCTCCGCCCCCTATAG
- a CDS encoding glucodextranase DOMON-like domain-containing protein, producing MLCFTDPPGDDQGLAYQYPQAALFQEAGRGYADLLGLCVEEGEELVLRVRLARYPNPLEAPLGFSLATVAVYLDTGPGGEEVLPGAGFRTPKGEGWEVAFLLTGFGGEKRTPEGEATPVRAEKVGEELVLHTGLPPGAYGYYVAVGLYDPFAPWFFRPAALEPGPWTLAAPPGMPNAVDVLAEDQTRAYQTGVLPPVRKTPPPYPALLALGLGAVSFLLAFLLRK from the coding sequence GTGCTGTGCTTCACCGACCCCCCCGGCGACGACCAGGGCCTGGCCTACCAGTACCCCCAGGCCGCCCTCTTCCAGGAGGCGGGCCGGGGCTATGCGGACCTTCTGGGCCTCTGTGTGGAGGAGGGGGAGGAGCTGGTCCTGAGGGTGCGGCTCGCCCGCTACCCTAACCCCCTGGAGGCCCCCCTGGGCTTCTCCCTGGCCACGGTGGCCGTCTACCTGGACACCGGCCCCGGGGGTGAGGAGGTCCTGCCGGGGGCCGGGTTCAGGACCCCGAAAGGGGAAGGGTGGGAGGTGGCCTTCCTGCTCACGGGCTTCGGAGGAGAGAAGCGCACCCCAGAGGGCGAGGCCACCCCGGTGCGGGCGGAGAAGGTGGGGGAGGAGCTGGTCCTCCACACCGGCCTCCCCCCAGGGGCGTACGGCTACTACGTGGCCGTGGGGCTTTACGACCCCTTCGCCCCCTGGTTCTTCCGGCCCGCGGCCCTCGAGCCGGGCCCCTGGACCCTGGCCGCCCCCCCGGGGATGCCCAACGCGGTGGACGTCCTGGCCGAGGACCAGACCCGGGCCTACCAGACGGGGGTTCTGCCGCCTGTGCGGAAGACCCCGCCGCCCTACCCCGCCCTTCTGGCCCTCGGCCTGGGGGCGGTCTCCTTCCTCCTGGCCTTCCTCCTCCGCAAATAA
- a CDS encoding gluconeogenesis factor YvcK family protein, translating into MWRRSKVWRWLVPGMRVKRYALFALLSALLAAWGLSPFFPPPPWPWALVLAGGLGAVLGLRAMNRSLLSAITEPEEVPERVYVRRRLEQGPKVVAFGGGSGLSRVLKGLKEHTANLTALVAVTDDGGSTGRLRLTFGIPAVGDLVDCLAALSDHPSLPELMAYRFDRGELKGHTFGNLFLVTLNEVAEGFALAIREANAILNLRGQVLPATPEAVRLRALLQDGREVLGEVALREARGRVKEVFLHPEPKEVMPEALEAVRRARLLVLGPGSLYTSVIPSFLPLREALAKAPGRLVYIVNIMTEPGETDGMSAYDHYKAVSHHLGRRPEVVLVHTGPIPEAVLKRYAQEGQHPVAYDPAPFRADRVEVVEGDFLEEGGLAQHDPAKLVRALLDLV; encoded by the coding sequence ATGTGGAGAAGGAGTAAGGTCTGGCGCTGGCTCGTCCCTGGGATGCGGGTGAAGCGGTACGCCCTCTTCGCCCTCCTCTCGGCCCTCCTGGCCGCCTGGGGGCTCTCCCCCTTCTTCCCCCCGCCCCCCTGGCCCTGGGCCCTGGTCCTGGCGGGGGGCCTGGGGGCGGTGCTGGGCCTTAGGGCCATGAACCGGAGCCTCCTCTCCGCCATCACCGAGCCCGAGGAGGTGCCGGAGCGGGTCTACGTGCGCCGGCGCCTCGAGCAGGGGCCAAAGGTGGTGGCCTTCGGAGGGGGAAGCGGGCTTTCCCGGGTGCTCAAGGGGCTCAAGGAGCACACCGCCAACCTCACCGCCCTTGTGGCCGTGACCGACGACGGGGGGTCCACGGGCCGCCTCCGGCTCACCTTCGGCATCCCTGCGGTGGGGGACCTGGTGGACTGCCTGGCCGCCCTCTCCGACCACCCCAGCCTGCCCGAGCTGATGGCCTACCGGTTTGACCGGGGGGAGCTCAAAGGCCACACCTTCGGGAACCTCTTCCTGGTCACCCTGAACGAGGTGGCGGAGGGCTTCGCCCTGGCCATCCGGGAGGCGAACGCCATTTTGAACCTGCGGGGCCAGGTCCTCCCCGCCACCCCGGAGGCGGTCCGGCTCCGGGCCCTCCTCCAAGACGGCCGGGAGGTCCTGGGGGAGGTGGCCTTGCGGGAGGCCCGGGGAAGGGTCAAGGAGGTCTTCCTCCACCCGGAGCCCAAGGAGGTGATGCCCGAGGCCCTGGAGGCGGTCCGGCGGGCCCGCCTGTTGGTCCTGGGGCCGGGCAGCCTCTACACCAGCGTCATCCCGAGCTTCCTGCCCCTAAGGGAGGCCCTGGCCAAGGCCCCGGGCCGCCTGGTCTACATCGTCAACATCATGACCGAGCCCGGGGAGACGGACGGGATGAGCGCCTACGACCACTACAAGGCGGTGAGCCACCACCTGGGCCGGAGGCCGGAGGTGGTCCTGGTCCACACCGGCCCCATCCCCGAGGCGGTCCTTAAGCGGTACGCCCAGGAGGGGCAGCACCCGGTGGCCTACGACCCCGCCCCGTTCCGGGCCGACCGGGTGGAGGTGGTGGAAGGGGACTTCCTGGAGGAGGGCGGCCTGGCCCAGCACGACCCGGCCAAGCTCGTCCGGGCCCTGCTGGACCTGGTATAA
- the rapZ gene encoding RNase adapter RapZ — protein MRFLVLSGLSGAGKTTARNALEDLGYFMVDNLPPALWPGLVQTLQESGVERAGVVVDARTLPFFGALEGALEELRPQVVFLEAKPEVLLRRYNLTRRLHPLGAGNLMREIGEERKALSPLRARADLVLDTSDLTPRALTEALARFLGEERGFLLRLISFGFKWGPPQEADLVLDVRPLPNPHYDPALRPRTGLDPEVRAYVFREETEPYYRALLTTLGLAAEGARKEGRLAYTAAIGCTGGKHRSVAVAERLAEELSARFQVEVTHRDVEKE, from the coding sequence ATGAGGTTTCTGGTCCTTTCCGGGCTGTCCGGGGCGGGGAAGACCACAGCGAGGAACGCCCTGGAGGACCTGGGCTACTTCATGGTGGACAACCTCCCCCCCGCCCTCTGGCCCGGCCTGGTGCAAACGCTCCAGGAAAGCGGGGTGGAGCGGGCGGGGGTGGTGGTGGACGCCCGCACCCTGCCCTTCTTCGGGGCCCTGGAAGGCGCCCTTGAGGAGCTCAGGCCCCAGGTGGTCTTCCTCGAGGCCAAGCCCGAGGTCCTCCTCCGCCGCTACAACCTCACCCGGCGCCTCCACCCCCTGGGGGCGGGCAACCTGATGCGGGAGATCGGCGAGGAGCGCAAGGCCCTCTCCCCCTTGCGGGCCCGGGCCGACCTGGTCCTGGACACCTCCGACCTCACCCCCAGAGCCCTAACGGAGGCCCTGGCCCGCTTCCTGGGGGAGGAACGGGGGTTCTTGCTCCGGCTCATCTCCTTCGGGTTCAAGTGGGGCCCGCCCCAGGAGGCGGACCTGGTCCTGGACGTCCGCCCCCTTCCCAACCCCCACTACGACCCCGCCCTTAGGCCCCGCACCGGCCTGGACCCCGAGGTCCGGGCCTACGTCTTCCGGGAGGAGACGGAGCCCTACTACCGGGCCCTCCTCACCACCTTGGGCCTGGCGGCCGAGGGGGCGAGGAAGGAGGGCCGGCTGGCCTACACCGCGGCCATCGGGTGCACGGGGGGAAAGCACCGGAGTGTGGCGGTGGCGGAGAGGCTGGCGGAGGAGCTTTCCGCCCGCTTCCAGGTGGAGGTGACGCACCGCGATGTGGAGAAGGAGTAA
- a CDS encoding CPBP family intramembrane glutamic endopeptidase, which produces MKESSLQRALFWTYALSWGLFGLYLLLGGRLGTPGFALFAVAYMWTPGLVALYFAGREGVRLPLALRPNRYWLLAWLLPVGLTLLSIPLSLPFGRWRGLQDLLAAIPNAQSLPEALWWGVLLLQGLLAGATVNLLAALGEELMWRGYLWERLKERGFWPASLDIGLVWGLWHAPLVLLGYNYPQHPLAGVGMMTFFTLLLTPALLYVREKGGSLLAAALLHGTLNAVAGLSLLAVERTNDLLVGVLGLPGLFLLAAFNLYLRRRGV; this is translated from the coding sequence ATGAAAGAAAGTAGCCTTCAGCGGGCCCTCTTCTGGACCTACGCCCTCTCCTGGGGGCTTTTCGGCCTCTACCTCCTCCTGGGTGGAAGGCTGGGCACCCCCGGCTTCGCCCTCTTCGCCGTGGCCTACATGTGGACGCCGGGCCTGGTGGCCCTTTACTTCGCGGGCCGAGAGGGGGTGAGGCTCCCCCTCGCCCTGAGGCCGAACCGCTACTGGCTCCTCGCCTGGCTCCTCCCGGTGGGGCTCACCCTCCTCTCCATCCCCCTCTCCCTCCCCTTCGGAAGGTGGCGGGGGCTTCAGGACCTCCTTGCGGCCATCCCGAACGCCCAGAGCCTCCCCGAGGCCCTCTGGTGGGGAGTCCTCCTCCTACAGGGCCTCCTGGCGGGGGCCACGGTGAACCTCTTAGCCGCCTTGGGGGAGGAGCTCATGTGGCGGGGCTACCTCTGGGAGCGGCTCAAGGAGCGGGGCTTCTGGCCCGCCTCCTTGGACATCGGCCTCGTTTGGGGGCTCTGGCACGCCCCCCTGGTCCTTCTCGGCTACAACTACCCCCAGCACCCCTTGGCGGGGGTGGGGATGATGACCTTCTTCACCCTCCTCCTCACCCCGGCCCTCCTCTACGTGCGGGAGAAGGGGGGCTCCCTCCTGGCGGCGGCCCTCCTCCACGGCACCCTCAACGCGGTGGCCGGCCTCTCCCTTTTGGCAGTGGAGCGGACGAACGACCTTCTGGTGGGGGTCTTGGGCCTCCCCGGCCTCTTCCTCCTGGCGGCCTTCAACCTGTACCTGAGGCGCAGAGGGGTCTAA
- a CDS encoding SPFH domain-containing protein has protein sequence MNLHERTAWHVNGFLALGVALALFAWSAYGIYNKQIGSALPLGLFVLMLPGFFTVQPNEARVLVFLGRYTGSVRQEGFHFANPLALKKPVSLKVHNFTSEKLKVNDAMGNPIEIAAVVVWRVVDSAKALFAVENYKEFVAIQSETALRTLASRYPYDAPEGERSLRENPEEIAEELKREVQFRLEVAGVEVLEARLTHLAYAPEIAQAMLRRQQAKAVVAARRLIVEGAVGMVKEALEMLKSEGVVELDEERKAAMVNNLLVALVSENQAQPVLNAGTLYA, from the coding sequence ATGAACCTGCATGAGCGAACCGCCTGGCACGTGAACGGCTTTCTGGCCCTGGGAGTAGCCCTGGCCCTTTTCGCCTGGAGCGCATACGGGATTTACAACAAACAAATCGGGTCCGCCCTGCCCCTGGGCCTCTTCGTCCTCATGCTCCCCGGCTTCTTCACCGTCCAGCCGAACGAGGCCCGGGTCCTGGTCTTCCTGGGCCGTTATACGGGGAGCGTGCGGCAGGAGGGGTTTCACTTCGCCAACCCCTTGGCGCTGAAGAAGCCGGTCTCCCTGAAGGTGCACAACTTCACCTCCGAGAAGCTCAAAGTGAACGACGCCATGGGCAACCCCATTGAGATCGCCGCCGTGGTGGTCTGGCGAGTGGTGGACTCGGCCAAGGCCCTCTTCGCGGTGGAAAACTACAAGGAGTTCGTGGCGATCCAGTCGGAGACCGCCCTGCGGACGTTGGCGAGCCGCTACCCTTACGATGCGCCGGAAGGGGAGCGCTCCTTGCGGGAAAACCCCGAGGAGATCGCGGAGGAACTGAAGCGGGAGGTCCAGTTCCGCCTCGAGGTGGCGGGCGTGGAGGTCCTGGAAGCGCGGCTCACCCACCTGGCCTACGCGCCCGAGATCGCGCAGGCCATGCTCCGCCGGCAGCAGGCTAAGGCGGTGGTGGCGGCCCGCCGCCTCATCGTGGAAGGGGCGGTCGGGATGGTCAAGGAGGCCCTGGAGATGCTGAAAAGCGAAGGGGTGGTGGAACTGGACGAGGAACGGAAAGCCGCCATGGTCAACAACCTCCTGGTGGCCCTGGTTTCGGAAAACCAGGCTCAACCCGTGCTGAACGCCGGCACCCTCTATGCCTGA